In a single window of the Bacillus mycoides genome:
- a CDS encoding GrpB family protein yields MDGKIIIKPYQQYWHTEFLNEKNKIVPLLHEEIIAIEHIGSTAVEGLGAKPLIDMMIGVTNLQITENWREALEEIGYEYVPKKTPNWRFFRKGKWRAGTHHLHVYIYNSEEWRNNLLFRDFLINHEWAREEYRKLKEMLAATYPFDRVSYTNAKAPFIQNILEMAKKEN; encoded by the coding sequence ATGGATGGAAAAATCATAATTAAACCGTACCAACAATATTGGCATACAGAGTTTTTAAATGAAAAAAATAAAATTGTGCCGTTACTCCATGAAGAAATTATTGCTATTGAACATATCGGAAGCACAGCCGTAGAAGGGTTAGGGGCTAAACCTCTTATTGATATGATGATCGGCGTTACAAATTTACAAATTACCGAAAATTGGAGGGAAGCCCTAGAAGAAATTGGCTATGAATATGTTCCTAAAAAAACACCTAATTGGCGTTTTTTTAGAAAAGGTAAATGGAGAGCTGGTACCCACCATTTACATGTTTATATTTATAATAGCGAAGAATGGAGGAACAACCTTTTATTTCGAGACTTTCTAATAAATCATGAGTGGGCACGTGAAGAATATAGAAAATTAAAAGAGATGCTTGCTGCTACCTATCCTTTTGATCGTGTTTCATATACAAATGCAAAAGCACCGTTTATTCAAAATATATTAGAAATGGCTAAAAAAGAAAATTAA